The genomic window ATCTATATCTTGTCCCTCATTCAGCCCTTTCTTTACCTTTCATCTTTCATAAAAAGTGGATGTCATTGATATATACAGTATTTGTCGCCCATCCCAAATTACTTTGAACTGAGTTGTCTCACTTTGGAATTTCCTCCTTGCTTCTTTACTTTCCTCTCCTCAGCTTTTGATCATTCCACCTCCATatctgttttgtttcaaagttGACTCATTTGCTGACTTCCATTCTGTCAAGAGCGTAGGACATTTTACCAAGTTGATGGCCCAGAAATTTGAGTTGCTTTTGATTTTACCTTCCCTCCTGGCATTTTATGAATAAACGTACAAGAAGGACTCTTGGGTGTCATGAGGTGTGGCAAAGTACTAAGCAGACCACAACACTGGGATAAGAATTGAATACACCATGCAATCGTATTCCTTCAGAGGCTTTTTAAGGGTCATTGCCTGTAAGGTTGCACGTCTTGATGTATGCTATTTTCTGGGCTTTGATCACGAAGCATTGAAGCACAAaggcactgaacattgtacatgtAACTGATTTGCTTGGTTTCATTGTTCTGGTCAAGTCATCAACTTGGTTTTTTGCTGCTCTGAGAGACTAGGTGTGTTGTCATGAAAGACAGACACATATCAATATCATTTTTAGAGTCCGGAGTTTAAAATAGTGGCATACATGTTGGGTATTTTTATGCAGGGTTGATTCAAAAAATAATTTGGTCAGACAGTCCTTCTGCAGTCTTCAACAGTGACCTAATTCAATATGTGTCAGAAAGTAGGGACTCCCTGGAGTGCTCATGCGAAGTTGTTTTTACTATGTTGGTTTATGACAGATTAGATCACATAGAATACAGGCAGAACTAGCTATTTCGATACAGACTGGCTCGAAAaggtagaacacagagggtggtggtggatggttgcttttcagactgaaggtctgtgaccagtggtgtgccacaagggtcgttgctgggtccacagctattcatcatttatgcaaatgatttagatgtgaacataggaggtctaggaagtaagtttgcagatgacacccaaattggaCGTAccgtggacaacgaagaaggtttcctcagagtACATGGGAtcttgggccaatgggctgagaagtggcagatggagtttaacttagataaatgtgaggtgctgcattttgaatagGTAAATCAGGACAGGGCTCATACACTTTACggtaaggacctagggagtgttgctgaacaaagagaccttggagtgcaggttcatcgctccttgaaagtagagtctcaggtacataggatagtgaagaaggcatttggtatgctttcctttattggtcagaacattgagtatcggagttgggacgtcatgttgcggctgtacaggatattggttagaccacttttggaatattgtgtgcaattctggtctccctcctataggaagactgttgtgaaacttgaaagggttcagaaaagatttacaaggatgttgccactgttggaggatttgagctgacaGGAGAAGctgcataggctggggctgttttccctggagcgtcagaggctgaaggggtTAAAAACCTTAGAGAGGTTTTTAAAAtaatgagtggcatggatagggtaaatagactccctgggttggggagtccagaattagacagcatcgatttagggtgagagaggaaaggtttaaaagggtcctaaggggcaactttttcatgcagagggtggtacatgtatggaatgaactgccagaggaagtggtggaggctggtacaattacaacatttcaaaggcatttggatgggtatatgaatagaaagggtttagaggaataaggaccaaatgctggcaaatgagagtacattaatttaggatatctggttggcatggatgagttagatggaagattctgtttccgtgctgtgcatttCTATGAATCTATCTCGATGACAGGATGTGTGTACTCTACATTGAAGGCCATTTTCCTGCTTTTGGCTGAATATAATCGAGCATTGCTGTTAGCTTTGCAAATCTGGAGATTAAAAGTTTTAGCTAGTTTGGAGGAGACTGGATGGATCAGAAGCAAATTCAGTTTTCACTTTGAGAAAGACAGTCAGAGAAGTTCAAAAACCATACAGTTCAGTCAGCATAAAAGTTTAGTTTGTGAGACTCCAAAATCAGGAATATTTTGTTTAAGATCTACAGATTACAACAGTTTGAGAAAGTCCACATTCTAAGTTTTGTAAGCATTCATGTCAGAAGATTTCACAGTCTACTGGAAGGAATGAGAAAGAATCACTGGCATCAAACTTAAAGATTTAATGGAGAGGGCACTTTCTCAGGGTTTGAGTCTCAGTTACACATGGCATCAGGAAAGAGGATGGCATTTTATTTTGCTGTGTGTTTTCAGATCTTTCAAACAGGGTTTTATATTCAGCTTGATTTTTTTCATCTTACGTTTTTGCAATAAACTTTTGTTAATGGAACTCTTGAGCCTCATATGAATGTTTCAGTAAGTGTCCACCATGTTAACTAAATTGTTAGTTTCAAATTTATGAATGAAGGCACATTTTTTTCTGAAATCTGACTTGTCCTATAGTATCATTACTTGAGAGTAAAATAATGCACAGGATCACTGTTTGGTCCTGgcttcactgaccctctgatctgCTCTGTTTAGGTCCCTCCATTTATCCACTTTGAACAGTACATTCTACATTCTGTCTTTTCTCTACCTGCATCAGGAATTTGTCAGTATCAGAATCAGCAAGTCAAGGATCCCCAACCTCTGCAGGAAGACTCTGCCCTGTGATCAAATAATGTTCCATGCTGTGGCCTTGTTTACAAGATGCTGTGTTTTTCTAAGCTGCTGTAAAAAAGCACAAGTCTTGGTTAGAGGTGTGGAAAATAATATTCTGggtttcagatttttttttacataCATTTCATACGAGTGCTGCCTGCCTCAATGGAAAATATGTTATTACTTTGTTTAAGTTACACACACAGTTCATAGACACCAAAATGCCACAGCACATTGTTTGAAATGAAATAACTGAGTAAAAAAACCTGTTGCATTGCAGGTGCACAGACATGAATATGTATTTGTTCATCACAAATAGATATCGTGTTCAACCATGTGTTTGCAAGTCCGTGGCTGTAATTTTTTTTCACATGATCTGAATGAATATGTGGCAGTGGATGTTGACACTCCCCCGTACTGGATCCTATTTCTCAAAGGTGCTGCAGTTTAGAGATTGCAACTAGTGCTGAGATGTCATCACTCCACAACCAGCCTGAATGTGGGGAGTGTCCAATTCCCAGCAGAACTGTTGGGGCAGTCATATTAGTTCTTCTGCTGGTTGACGAAATAGTGTTTCAGCTTTTTCTGACCTGAGTAACTAATCATCTGCCTGTTTCCTTTCAGTAAACTCCGACACCAAGCGCACAATGAGAAATACGGATACAAAGAggtaaacagaaaaaaaaagacatcgGTCATAGGAACCAAGGAAAAGGAGGAGGacatttggcccttcaaacctgctctgctaCTTGATCAGGCTGTGGCTTACCTGGGATGTGGTCTCAATTCCACTTAACTGTCTGCCCCTGTAACGCTTAACTGCCTCGCCAATCAAAAAGTTAataaattcactgactcagtctCCACTCTTCTCTGTGGAAGACAATTTCAAAGACTTGACTGCTCTCTGAGAGAAGATGTTTCCCTTCATCTACATCTTATTTTAAACTGTATTCCGTGGTTCATGTCTCCCCCAGAACAGGAAACACCTTCCAAGTATTCTCCCTGTTCAGTTCAATCAGGATTGGTTGTGAAAGGAAATTCAGATATTCACGGGCACGCAATCAAAACAAATATAAGATAGCATCAAACTTCAAAATGTATTGCCTGAGCCTCAGATCCAGATCAGACTGTCACCCAGTTGGGAGGTTTTGCATCCATATTTGTCATGTTCCAAAATCGAGGAAAAGGAAGATGGAGGCTAAAATTACACTCCTTTTTTTCCCCCAACAACCATCAACATCATTTGATGAGACATGAACCTCTGGATTGCCTCAAACTCATTAGCACTGCTGATGATAGTGAATTTCAAAagggaagagtgggcagggagtCTATGCAAATATTCCTTAGTGCTTGATGGTCCACCAGTGCAGCACACATCCGCAGATCATTGACCTCAACTCAGGTCATAACCAGACTGATGCAACAGAAAAGCTTGGAAGAGGAGGAGGCAATATGGCCCCTGAAGATTGCTCCATGAATCAATAACATCATTGACCTCAACTCCACCTATCTACCTGGTCACTGTattcctttagattagattagattagattagattacttaccgtgtggaaacaggcccttcggcccaacaagtccacaccgccccgccgaagcgcaacccacccatacccctacatttaccccttacctaacactaggggcaatttagcatggccaatttacctgacctgcacatttttggactgtgggaggaaaccggagcacccggaggaaacccacgcagacacagggagaacgtgcaaactctacacagtcagtcgcctgaggcaggaattgaacccaggtctctggcgctgtgaggcagcagtgctaaccactgtgccaccgtgccggccAGTTCCTTTGTGTCCAAAGATGTATCCATGTTTTGCTCTTAAGTATTCCATGAGTGAGCATCCACAACACTCGGGGATAGAAATTGCAAATTTCACATCCTCGAAGTCCTCAACATTTGGTCAATTGTTCTAAGACTCTGCTCTCATATGTTAGTCTCCAGTCTGAGGAAAATTCTCCCCTTTGAAGTCCTCTCTAGAATTCTTTTTAGTTTTTAACAAGATGTCTCCAGCTTTAACTCCAGAAGATTTGGGCCCACTCTACTTGTTCTGTCCTGCTCAGACAACCTCTCCATCTCAgaaatcaacccagtgaacctttGTTGCATCACCTTAAAGGAAAGTAGATCTTGATTTTTGGTAAAAAGATGAAAACCAACCTTTTAGATAATTAAATCACAACAGGAagaactctgtctctctgtggcAACAAGAAAACCCCCTTGCCCCCTGTGGAAAACTCTGCAAACCACAGGGCTATGTGGGGATCATCTCCCCAAATAGGTGTCCATAGACTGATTTGACCTGGGATAAGTGGCTGGTCAAGCTCATGACTTAAATATGTGGATGTATGATGCTATAATGCAGGAGAAGCTGTAGACTTGTACCTGGGACTCAATGGATTGGTGGTCTGGTATTCGGAATAGCTTTCCCACTGTGaacgtgtttttttttcttttactaTCTCTTCAGGTTATAACAAGAGGTGATGCTAAAAAGCTGAATTTACATGGGGTAAGTTGTGAATCTTTATCTGGAAGAAAACACTGAGTTCTGCTGTATTTGGATGATGATTGCAGGACACCATGTTGAACATGTCTATTTTCATTGAGTTCTCATATGTGAAATGAAACCTCGATGTTTTGCTTATTCCACAGCAGACATGCGCTGTGTGCCTTGAGGATTTCAAGATTAAAGAGGAGTTGGGAGTGTTACCATGTCAACATGCCTTTCACAGAAAGTGAGTAACATTTGAGTCAAGCTGGTAGTTCTGTTTTTCTCCAGTGAAATGTTGTTGTGAGCTCTGTGCAGCAAACAGGCCATCACGACAGCACAGAGATGGAAACCAGACAGAACAGCAATGCATTACAGACAAGAAAGAGCAATGATATGTTGCAGCTCACAAGAAGTTAGTCTGATTTCAAATCTGATTAATGTCGTAAATTTGAGTCAATTGCTGATGTTTAGGCTAATGACTGAATGACTGCTGACACCAATGCACTGTTTCcactgcttcccccctctccagcGTTGGACTGCTTGGATCCAGTGTTTCATTCCGTACATTGTCGTAATGTTTTTGTTGACTTTCTTTGTTCAGTTCCACACTTAGTAACAGTGTTTTATTCAATGCAACACTGTACTATCTGCAGACAATGCTATATTTTGTACAGTGTTCCTTCTGCCTGCCCAGTGACTACGCTGCAAAATTAGTTAATTGACTGTGAAATGCATTGAGAGGTCCAGAAGACATGATCTAAACAGAAGCCTTTTTTGAACGCAGTATTTTGCCTGGCCTAACAGTGAACTACTGGAGTCCAGTGCTTCACACTGTACAGTTGTTTGACCCTGTACAATATTGTGTCAAATACAGGACAGCACTGTTTCTCTGCAATGTTTCACTAGGAGCAATGGGAGGCTGTTTGTACACAATATATTCCTCTGTAACATGTGTCACTTACATATTTGGTTTTTGCTTCTTTCCTGTCCTCTAGATGCTTGGTGAAATGGCTGGAAATTCGCTGTGTCTGTCCAATGTGTAACAAACCTATTGCTGGAGCACCTGAGCAACAGCAAGCAATTGGCACACTCCTGGATGAACTTGTTTGATGCATTTTAAACTTCATACTGACAGCAGAATCTCGGAATAGCCAAGAATCAAGAGttttctggattttttttttaaattgtgattGACTGCTGATGAAgccagtgagagtgtgagaggttcTGAGCTGAAGAGTGCCACAGCAGTGATGTGGCTGGAGTAAACGTTGGCATTGTGTATGATTGGGAAACCTGTCTTCTGAAAGCCCCTTCAACACATCTGCTGAGGAACAGAGTACCTTCCAGACTTGCCGCTCGGGTCTGAGTTCCTTCATACTCAACAGCATTGTGCTTGGTTGATCAGGGCCAAACCAGATGGCTCCCCCCTCCCGTTCATGATCTGTGGTAACCTGGCAGATCTCATCTGGTCCAAAATCTGGGGCTGCTGCAATTGGGCACTGCCACCCAATGAGAGAGGGCTCACACTTTTTGATGGGTATTCTATCATCCCCAAAGATATTGGTGAAAGTGTGGACAGGCCGATCTGTCATGCCCTCCAGAGCTAGAAATTGTGCCAAGTCTGATTTTCGTTCCAAGTGGAAAACTGGCCCTCTGCATGTGTCATAAGTTACCATGCAACAGCCATGTGAAATTGAACCTCATTGTGAATTGGGTTTTCAGAGGAAATGGGAAACATTTGCTAAGAGGCCCAAGTGCTGAACTATTCTCAAACCAGCCAAAATCAATATTGATAGACTTGCACTGGGGCACACTGTACTTCTAAAACCCTGCTACATGGATGCTCATTCATCCACCCCTCTGCATACAGATTGGAAATTCACCTGAAATATACCCATTCACATGGAGTCAAACTCTGTGGATCCAGCAAATCTGTGTTTCTCTGACGATAATAATCCAGGAGTACTGTCACAGCATTACAGGTTCCCATATCTGTGAGCTCTGATGGGCCAGAGGAAAATTTTTGTTacccattcattcaatttaatcatGTGTGTTGAGCTGTTGTCAAAAGTCATGCAATATTGCAGAACGACATGGAGCCTGATGATTCAGAAATAAGCCATCACCAGCTCACCCTTTGAACTAAAGATCTATCTCCCTTCTCTAAACTTTTTCCAATAAACTGACCATTAAGCATCAAGGGACATTGAGTTAAAGGTCTCAGTCCAAGACTGTTTCAGGGAATGGAGCTGTTATACTGGTGTGTCTGGAAGTGCTACTCTGGGCTCAGGATGGGAACATGCTGTTAGAATAGAACAGACAGAGAGTTTCACTTTGCAGTTCACTGCAACATGGGACTCTGTGAGGGTTCTCTGATTATCGTGCTAAATATTGCACGTTTTTGTTATTTACTGGGCACGACTGTTTTTGTACAGATTTTAACTAAGTGCTTTGAATCCATTCCTTCCTTTAAGAAGGATTTTCTTTTATTGTAAAATACTTTTAATAAAAATATGCCTTCACCGTATCATGCTTGAGTGTGTTTTTTTTGGATGAACTGTACAGTGTTACAATAGGAAGACGGACAGACAAAGCAAATCAGCTTCAGTATTACTGTATGTGCAACTCACGCAAAATAAAATCTTTAATTACCCTCAAAATTGACCCCAATGGTTCCTTACCAAACTTTTTGAATCCCAGACTCTGCAAATAATCAATTCTCAACATTGTTTTTTTGCTGAAACAAAAGACTTCGCAATTTATTAACAATCCAATAACTTTAACAGCAAAATTAAACAACAAAGTAACATAACTGATGTGTGTTCAAATccaataacctttgttttcaGCCCCATTCACATAAAAGGCTGATGGACAAACAAATACCATTTAGGAATAAATAGAAGAAACTTGCTTAAGCAGTTTTCACAACATATTGTTCCACAGGCATATGAGACTGCTTCCTGGTTCATTTTCTCTAAATGTCAATCAGGGCTCCCTTTCAGCTCACTCAGAATAAGTTAATGATACAAATAACTTTGTTTCTATTCTCTAAACTTCCATGACTGATCATAGGCAGTGAGGCAGGGAGCTTATGCTGTAGCAccaatagtcaaagtctttttcaCAGAAAGAGTTCAAACTCTGGCCTCTCCCTGTTGGACTCCCTGCAAGGTCCCAGTTACTGTTCAACTTGGAGCAAATAGCATCCCAGACTGGGTGGC from Chiloscyllium punctatum isolate Juve2018m chromosome 35, sChiPun1.3, whole genome shotgun sequence includes these protein-coding regions:
- the rnf122 gene encoding RING finger protein 122 isoform X2; amino-acid sequence: MHPFQWCNGCFCGLGLIYSNKSCTMPPITFQDLPLNIYMVIFGTGIFVFVLSLIFCCYFISKLRHQAHNEKYGYKEVITRGDAKKLNLHGTCAVCLEDFKIKEELGVLPCQHAFHRKCLVKWLEIRCVCPMCNKPIAGAPEQQQAIGTLLDELV
- the rnf122 gene encoding RING finger protein 122 isoform X1 encodes the protein MHPFQWCNGCFCGLGLIYSNKSCTMPPITFQDLPLNIYMVIFGTGIFVFVLSLIFCCYFISKLRHQAHNEKYGYKEVITRGDAKKLNLHGQTCAVCLEDFKIKEELGVLPCQHAFHRKCLVKWLEIRCVCPMCNKPIAGAPEQQQAIGTLLDELV
- the rnf122 gene encoding RING finger protein 122 isoform X3 — translated: MPPITFQDLPLNIYMVIFGTGIFVFVLSLIFCCYFISKLRHQAHNEKYGYKEVITRGDAKKLNLHGQTCAVCLEDFKIKEELGVLPCQHAFHRKCLVKWLEIRCVCPMCNKPIAGAPEQQQAIGTLLDELV